ACAATAAAGTTCGCGCCTTTCCACGTGTAGCTAGAGATAGTGTCAGGCTGATACATGCCGTAAAGACCGGGGTACTTTTTAAAATTGATCTTTTTATCTTTATCCGACGCATCCATGGTGTAATTAGCCCAGTCTTTGAATCCCAAACCGACTAAATTAAGGCTATTGTCACTGAGATCTACGATAGCGAGTGCGTTGTTTTCTTGGATTGAAACATAAGCGAAGCGGTTGTCTTTAGAGATGGTGGCATATTCCGGTTCTAAATCCATCGCAACTGTCGTATTAATAAGTTTGCCATTGATAGTGCGACCAGTTGGATTGGCGAAGACAATGCCTTGAGCTTCTAGCTCAGCTTGCTTGGTGTTAAATGCGCTAAAGTTTAATTGTGTTGCTGTATTTGCAACTATGCCGTTTGTAATGTTGATAATGCTGATGCTACCTTCAGGATCAACGCTGTAGTCACCTGCGGGTTCCCCTTCATTTGCGACCACGACCTTGCTGCCATCATGAGTAAAGGTAACCATATCAGGTAGTGCACCCGCCGTTACATTTTTAACAAAGGCCGGAGTTGCACCTGAGATATCATAAAAAGCGATTAGTCCTGCGTCACCTGTAGTCTTGGCAGCCATTGCAACTGCCAGTAGTTGGTTGTTTTCGTCAACTGCAATACTGTTTGCGTCGCCGGGTGTATTGTCGTTTAAGTTGATGGTCATGGCTGATGTTAAATTTGTAGCGGTAATAACACCTTCATTATTTTTGACCAGAGCGGCCGTATCAAAGCTGGTTGCTGGAATAACTTCAACCACAGCGGCACTGCCTGAACTATTAATGGCATATATCCATTTTTTGGATGCTTGGTAAGCGACAATTTCTGCGGCGCCTTCAGGGCTTTCTGCATTAAGCACTGCGCGTCCCACAAGGCTTATTTCAAGCACGCTATTGGCGTTAGTGCCATCGGTTCCGTTTGCTCCATCTTGGCCGTCGGAGCCATTTGTACCATTTTGACCATCGTTACCATCTTGTCCGGCAACGCCTTGTTGCCCTTGCGAACCCGTGGCGCCATCGTCACCATCAAGTGAACAGCCAGTGAGAAGAGAAAGCAAAGAGAGCGCGATAAGTGAGTGCTTAAACATAAAATATCCTGATTATTATTGTTAAAGCAGCTACTTAATCACAAAAATATGACTCTTATATGGCAATG
The sequence above is a segment of the Pseudoalteromonas piscicida genome. Coding sequences within it:
- a CDS encoding choice-of-anchor I family protein, which translates into the protein MFKHSLIALSLLSLLTGCSLDGDDGATGSQGQQGVAGQDGNDGQNGTNGSDGQDGANGTDGTNANSVLEISLVGRAVLNAESPEGAAEIVAYQASKKWIYAINSSGSAAVVEVIPATSFDTAALVKNNEGVITATNLTSAMTINLNDNTPGDANSIAVDENNQLLAVAMAAKTTGDAGLIAFYDISGATPAFVKNVTAGALPDMVTFTHDGSKVVVANEGEPAGDYSVDPEGSISIINITNGIVANTATQLNFSAFNTKQAELEAQGIVFANPTGRTINGKLINTTVAMDLEPEYATISKDNRFAYVSIQENNALAIVDLSDNSLNLVGLGFKDWANYTMDASDKDKKINFKKYPGLYGMYQPDTISSYTWKGANFIVSANEGDGREYFFDAADEADCTAKGGLDYDKDDGCLAYIDESRAEDLTLASNFTYLNNDDDDIGRLKVTTVKGDENNDGQYEALYTYGARSFTIWDSNGLVVFDSGDQIERITASVHGAQFNNDEDTNEGDTRSDAKGPEPEALALGQIGERTFAFVGLERMGSIVVYDITNPYDVKFEDYFYNRGLVEDAEISGDLAPEGMAFIPADKSATGEALLVIGNEISGSVAVWQIAEK